The following proteins are encoded in a genomic region of Pyramidobacter piscolens W5455:
- a CDS encoding twin-arginine translocase TatA/TatE family subunit produces the protein MGNLGFSELFLILVVCLVIFGPAKLPEIGKAAGKAIREFKSAVNSNDERKD, from the coding sequence ATGGGAAATCTCGGTTTTTCTGAATTATTCTTGATCTTGGTTGTCTGCCTTGTTATTTTCGGCCCCGCCAAACTGCCGGAGATTGGCAAAGCAGCTGGTAAAGCTATCAGAGAATTCAAATCGGCCGTCAACAGCAACGATGAGCGCAAGGACTAG
- the tatC gene encoding twin-arginine translocase subunit TatC, whose translation MEELKKSDVIKHLSALRRLILVSLLLVIVGTVSIYAFAYDFAQNVSLAPLKALNITPVVIGVAEGFMVKLKLSFSLGFFVSLPALIFLLLLFIFPALYRREKLPAIILCVAGTGLFITGVFLSYRYIVGLALRFFLLEQAPGFQVVLSYERYFSFLLNFLWPFGILMELPLVVFILTSLGLLRPAWLRKVRKYVFVISFIAGALLTPPDVVSQVMLAIPIIVFYEISIWISVFTCWLKKPRKKELSAEE comes from the coding sequence ATGGAGGAGTTGAAAAAAAGCGACGTTATTAAGCATCTTTCAGCTTTACGCCGTCTTATTCTCGTTTCACTCCTCCTTGTCATCGTAGGAACTGTTTCTATTTATGCGTTTGCTTATGATTTTGCACAGAATGTATCTTTAGCTCCGCTCAAAGCCCTTAACATAACACCGGTGGTCATTGGCGTAGCTGAAGGGTTTATGGTGAAGCTGAAGCTGTCATTTAGTTTGGGCTTTTTCGTTTCTCTGCCAGCGCTTATCTTTTTGCTCCTGCTGTTCATCTTTCCCGCTCTTTACAGAAGAGAAAAGCTGCCCGCAATCATCCTCTGTGTCGCTGGAACGGGGCTGTTCATTACCGGAGTCTTTCTTTCCTACAGGTACATCGTAGGACTTGCACTGAGATTCTTCCTGCTTGAGCAGGCACCCGGCTTTCAGGTTGTTCTCTCATATGAACGATACTTTTCGTTCCTGCTGAATTTTTTGTGGCCTTTCGGCATTCTGATGGAACTGCCTCTTGTCGTTTTCATCCTGACGAGTTTGGGATTATTAAGACCCGCATGGCTCAGAAAAGTCCGCAAATATGTATTCGTTATATCCTTCATCGCCGGCGCTTTATTAACGCCGCCTGATGTCGTGTCTCAGGTGATGCTGGCGATACCAATCATTGTCTTTTATGAGATTTCAATCTGGATTTCCGTCTTCACATGCTGGCTAAAAAAGCCAAGGAAGAAAGAGCTTTCAGCAGAGGAATAG
- a CDS encoding efflux RND transporter permease subunit: MSVARASLKRRAVVLFLCALVAIAGVAAYFRIGKLEDPSFTIKTAVVTIVYPGSTAYEVEREATSRVEDAVQAMGEIKRLRSRSVPGMAIVYVDIKDKYTSKDLPEIWDVLRQKLNDVQVSMPAGSAIMVDNDFGDVYGQYYALVGDGYTMKELWDYADFLKKQLVLVPGVASVKILGEQKEAVYVEFSATRLSSLGLAPNAIFNVLNQQNTLSALGTTTLGDRFVRVSPTGAIMSVDDIGDLVIGGVGGQLIRLREVATVRRDFVDPQSFMMRFNGRPALGIGIATVTGGNVVTMGESVSKRLRELEVHRPIGMELNEIYMQSDQVTRSVQDFIVNLIESLAIVVGVLLVFMGMRTGLIIGAVLLLTVAGTFVFMNACGVFLQIVSLGALIIALGSLVDNAIVVSESMLVGVERGMDIEDAADQAVEGSKWAMLGGTFIAVLAFVPIGLSQDSTGEFCRSLLQVVGISMMLSWGAALTVTPVFGQIMLKPSKQKDDPYDRPLFRAYRALLEGCLRHRFLSMALAAALFALSCWGLARLDTSFFPDANTAYYTVDLWSDEGASLAAQRSAAMELDQFLRAQPNVKNVTDFIGGGSLRFMLTYSPPDPDTAYAQLLVEMKDPEDTRAMLLRTQQRLDEEMPQLTGVCKLFSKGSGMAPKLEARFYGEDPAVLRDLGEQALRIVEADPSHNFARLDWRQPVEVIHPRVLKDQMQNLGLTRPQLNQALLIATTGLPIGAFRDGDKTLAIMAALVPEQRNRIDRIKSLPVWAPAANATVPLGTVISSLDVDYEDNIVMRRNRSRVLTVASEVKLGHNADAMLERVRAPIEAIELPVGYSLEWGGEKELSDDAIGGMKVAFLPALLTMFTIMVFLFNGFRQPLIIFGVLPLILIGVVGGLWLAGMSMSFLAIIGTLSLVGMLAKNSIVLLDQVSADFAAGRDRYEAIVEDGVGRLRPVAMSALTTVLGMVPLIWDLMFGPMAVTIMAGLTVSTILTLIVIPVLTAVVYKVPCLPKKRG; the protein is encoded by the coding sequence ATGAGCGTCGCGCGCGCCAGCCTGAAACGCCGCGCCGTCGTCCTGTTCCTCTGCGCCCTCGTGGCGATCGCGGGCGTGGCGGCGTATTTCCGAATCGGCAAGTTGGAGGATCCTTCCTTCACGATCAAGACCGCCGTGGTCACCATCGTCTATCCCGGCTCCACGGCTTACGAGGTGGAACGCGAGGCGACCAGCCGCGTCGAGGACGCCGTGCAGGCCATGGGCGAGATCAAGCGCCTCCGCTCGCGTTCCGTGCCCGGCATGGCCATCGTCTACGTGGACATCAAGGACAAATACACGTCGAAAGATTTGCCGGAGATCTGGGACGTGCTGCGCCAGAAGCTGAACGATGTGCAGGTCTCCATGCCCGCGGGCAGCGCGATCATGGTCGACAACGACTTCGGCGACGTTTACGGTCAGTATTACGCCCTCGTCGGCGACGGCTACACGATGAAAGAGCTGTGGGACTACGCCGATTTTCTCAAAAAGCAGCTCGTGCTCGTGCCCGGCGTGGCCAGCGTGAAGATTCTCGGCGAGCAGAAAGAAGCCGTTTACGTGGAGTTCTCGGCTACGCGCCTGTCGTCGCTGGGGCTGGCGCCGAATGCCATCTTCAACGTGCTGAACCAGCAGAACACGCTCTCGGCTCTGGGCACGACGACGCTGGGCGACCGCTTTGTGCGCGTCTCGCCGACGGGCGCCATCATGTCGGTGGACGACATCGGCGATCTCGTCATCGGCGGAGTCGGCGGGCAGCTGATCCGCCTGCGCGAGGTGGCGACCGTGCGCCGCGATTTCGTCGACCCGCAGAGTTTCATGATGCGCTTCAACGGCCGTCCGGCGCTGGGCATCGGCATCGCCACGGTCACCGGCGGCAACGTCGTAACGATGGGCGAGAGCGTTTCGAAGCGCCTGCGCGAGCTGGAAGTGCACCGCCCGATCGGCATGGAACTGAACGAGATCTACATGCAGTCCGACCAAGTGACGCGATCGGTGCAGGATTTCATCGTCAACCTGATCGAGTCGCTGGCCATCGTCGTCGGCGTGCTGCTCGTGTTCATGGGCATGCGCACCGGGCTGATCATCGGCGCCGTGCTGCTGCTCACCGTGGCGGGCACATTCGTTTTCATGAACGCCTGCGGCGTGTTCCTGCAAATTGTGTCGCTCGGAGCGTTGATCATCGCGCTCGGCTCGCTGGTGGACAACGCCATCGTCGTTTCCGAGAGCATGCTCGTCGGCGTGGAACGCGGCATGGACATCGAAGACGCCGCCGATCAGGCCGTGGAAGGCTCCAAATGGGCCATGCTGGGCGGCACTTTCATCGCCGTGCTGGCCTTCGTCCCCATCGGCCTGTCGCAGGACAGCACCGGCGAATTCTGCCGCTCGCTGCTCCAGGTTGTGGGCATTTCCATGATGCTGAGCTGGGGCGCGGCGCTGACGGTGACGCCCGTTTTCGGGCAGATCATGCTCAAGCCGTCGAAGCAGAAGGACGATCCTTACGACCGGCCATTGTTCCGCGCGTACCGCGCCCTGCTCGAAGGCTGCCTGCGCCATCGTTTTCTCTCGATGGCGCTGGCGGCGGCGCTGTTCGCGCTCTCCTGCTGGGGGCTGGCGCGCCTTGACACGTCGTTCTTCCCGGACGCCAACACGGCCTACTACACCGTCGATCTGTGGAGCGACGAGGGCGCGTCGCTGGCGGCGCAACGTTCGGCCGCCATGGAGCTGGATCAGTTTTTGCGCGCGCAGCCCAACGTGAAAAACGTTACCGATTTCATCGGCGGTGGCAGCCTGCGCTTTATGCTCACCTATTCGCCGCCCGATCCCGACACGGCCTACGCGCAGTTGCTGGTGGAGATGAAAGATCCCGAAGACACCCGCGCCATGCTGCTGCGAACGCAGCAGCGCCTCGACGAAGAAATGCCGCAACTGACGGGCGTGTGCAAGCTCTTCTCCAAGGGCAGCGGCATGGCGCCGAAACTCGAAGCCCGCTTTTACGGCGAGGATCCGGCCGTGCTGCGCGATCTGGGCGAGCAGGCGCTGCGCATCGTCGAGGCCGATCCCAGCCACAACTTCGCGCGTCTCGACTGGCGCCAGCCCGTGGAAGTGATCCATCCGCGCGTGCTCAAGGATCAGATGCAGAATCTCGGCCTGACGCGCCCGCAGCTCAACCAGGCTTTGCTCATCGCCACCACGGGGCTGCCGATCGGCGCCTTCCGCGACGGCGACAAGACGCTGGCGATCATGGCGGCCCTCGTGCCCGAACAGCGCAATCGGATCGACCGGATCAAATCGCTGCCCGTCTGGGCGCCGGCCGCGAACGCCACCGTGCCGCTGGGCACCGTGATCTCGTCGCTCGACGTGGACTACGAAGACAATATCGTCATGCGCCGCAACCGCAGCCGCGTGCTCACCGTAGCCAGCGAAGTCAAGCTCGGGCACAACGCCGACGCCATGCTGGAGCGCGTACGCGCCCCGATCGAGGCCATCGAGCTGCCCGTCGGCTACTCGCTGGAATGGGGCGGCGAAAAGGAACTTTCCGACGACGCTATTGGCGGCATGAAGGTGGCCTTTCTGCCCGCGCTGCTGACCATGTTCACGATCATGGTGTTCCTGTTCAACGGCTTCCGCCAGCCGCTGATCATCTTCGGCGTGCTGCCGCTGATCCTCATCGGCGTCGTCGGCGGCCTGTGGCTGGCGGGCATGAGCATGAGCTTTCTGGCCATCATCGGCACGCTCAGCCTTGTCGGCATGCTGGCCAAGAACTCGATCGTACTGCTCGATCAAGTCAGCGCCGATTTCGCCGCCGGACGCGACCGTTACGAAGCCATCGTCGAAGACGGCGTCGGCCGCCTGCGCCCCGTCGCCATGTCGGCGCTCACCACCGTGCTCGGCATGGTCCCGCTGATCTGGGACCTGATGTTCGGCCCCATGGCCGTGACCATCATGGCCGGACTCACCGTCAGCACCATCCTGACGCTGATCGTCATCCCCGTCCTCACCGCCGTCGTCTACAAAGTCCCCTGCCTGCCGAAAAAACGCGGCTGA
- a CDS encoding efflux RND transporter periplasmic adaptor subunit, producing MKKFSAFSLLKTAAGLAAIFAACAGIEGFRQLREPKPEPEIVRPVRTVRLDGGAVENVHRYFGTVQGAQRVNLSFRVSGPLLELPVEKGVAVKKGDLLGRVDPRDFRTRLTQAQAVLAQARAQYNDAATNFKRYDELYRQKVIAAAQYDAYKTQLNVARSAVQQAEAQARTAADALRDTELRAPFDGVVVDRMAEKFQDVLPKQPVLSLQDISTLEIVFAVPDKDVLSAPVPAGIDARDLARYAASFGMEARFDAIGGRAFPVRLKEFAAQADPRTKTYPVTVVMPQPEGARVLPGMAVTVTVDFSAGAAENRFLVPEPAVLAGENGARWLWRFEDGQVRRVPVTVAGWKGAQLEVSGEGLRDGDLIVTAGVHFLKDGQKVRLMKAGERS from the coding sequence ATGAAAAAATTTTCCGCTTTTTCGCTGCTGAAAACGGCCGCCGGGCTGGCCGCGATCTTCGCCGCCTGCGCGGGGATCGAGGGATTTCGCCAGCTGCGCGAGCCGAAGCCCGAGCCGGAGATCGTCCGCCCCGTGCGCACGGTCAGGCTCGACGGCGGCGCGGTCGAGAACGTACATCGCTATTTCGGCACCGTGCAGGGGGCGCAGCGCGTCAACCTGTCGTTCCGCGTCTCGGGGCCGCTGCTCGAACTGCCGGTTGAAAAGGGCGTCGCCGTGAAAAAAGGCGACCTGCTCGGGCGCGTCGATCCGCGCGATTTCCGGACCCGCCTGACACAGGCGCAGGCCGTTTTGGCGCAGGCGCGCGCCCAGTACAACGACGCCGCCACCAACTTCAAACGCTACGACGAGCTTTACAGGCAGAAGGTCATCGCCGCGGCGCAGTACGACGCCTACAAGACGCAGCTGAACGTGGCGCGCTCCGCCGTGCAGCAGGCCGAGGCCCAGGCCCGCACGGCCGCCGACGCGCTGCGCGACACCGAGCTGCGCGCCCCCTTCGACGGCGTCGTCGTCGACCGCATGGCCGAGAAATTTCAGGACGTGCTGCCCAAGCAGCCCGTTCTCAGCCTTCAGGATATTTCCACGCTGGAGATCGTCTTCGCCGTGCCCGACAAAGACGTGCTGAGCGCGCCCGTGCCGGCCGGCATCGACGCCCGCGATCTGGCGCGGTACGCCGCTTCTTTCGGCATGGAGGCCCGTTTCGACGCCATCGGAGGGCGGGCTTTTCCGGTGCGTCTCAAGGAATTCGCCGCGCAGGCCGATCCGCGCACCAAAACCTATCCCGTCACCGTCGTCATGCCTCAGCCGGAGGGCGCGCGCGTGCTGCCCGGCATGGCCGTCACCGTGACGGTGGATTTTTCCGCCGGCGCGGCGGAAAACCGCTTCCTCGTGCCCGAGCCGGCCGTGTTGGCCGGAGAGAACGGCGCGCGCTGGTTGTGGCGCTTCGAGGACGGGCAGGTCCGGCGCGTGCCCGTGACCGTGGCCGGCTGGAAAGGAGCGCAGCTCGAAGTGAGCGGGGAGGGACTGCGCGACGGCGACCTGATCGTCACGGCCGGCGTGCATTTTTTGAAGGACGGTCAGAAAGTCCGCCTCATGAAAGCCGGTGAACGGTCATGA